ATTTCGGGAACACCTTGTGCATTGCCTTGAAGGACATGAACGTGGCAAAGCTCTCGTTGAGCCATATGTCGCTCCACCATTTCATCGTCACAAGGTCGCCGAACCACTGGTGCGCGAGCTCGTGGGAAACCAGCTCCGCGACCCTCTGCTCCTGCATAACCGACATGCCCTTTTCGGCAAGCAGCCCGTTCTCCGCGTATGTTATGGCGCCCCAGTTTTCCATCCCGCCTATCGCGAAATCAGGAACCGCAATGAAGTCCATCTTCGGCAGAGGGTATTTTATCCCGAAATATTCCTCGTAGTGCCTCATGAATTTCTTCCCGTATTCGAGGGCAGTTTTTGCCATGCCTATCTTGCCCGGCGTTGTAACTACGCTAAGCTTTATCTTTCCGTAAGACCCTTCCAGCTTTTCAAACTCCCCTATGCCAAGGTAAAGCAGGTACGTTGACATCCTTGGCGTCCTGTGGAATGCGACCAGCTTTTTGCGGCCCATTGGCTTGGTGCCCTTTTCGGGCATGTTGGATAGTGCGGATAAATCCTTGTCTATGATGAATGAAACGTCGAAAGTTGCCTTGAACTCCGGCTCGTCGAAGCACGGGAACGCCCTGCGTGCGTCCGCAGCCTCGAACTGCGTGGTAAGCCAGTAGTGCTCCTTGCTGCCTATCCTGTACCTGCTCCTGTAGAAGCCGCTCAGGGTGTCTTTGTTCAGGCCCTCGAAATCTATTTTAAGCTCGCAGCTTCCGGATACAGGAGTTTCGAATTCCAGGACGCAGCGCTCCTGCGCCCTGTCAATTACCGCCTTTGCTTCCTGCACGAACCTGCCCTTCGATACGGTGGCCTTTACTATTTTTATGTCTATGGCGTTCAGCGCTATCCTCCTGGTGCTTTTCTTTACGCTAACAGATATCCTTTCCTTGCACGTATACGTTGATTTTCTCATGTCGGGTCGGAATACCAGCACGTAATTGGATGGTATTGCGTTATTCCCGAGCGTTTGCCTTTTTCCGGCCATAATATCACAGCTACTGCACCGTAGTAACAGTAACGTCCTTTACAGTGAAGCTCGGGACAAAATAATAGTCCATGTCGACGTCCCACGAGGTGCACTGCCTGGCATTCCTTGCGGCGAGCACGGTGTTCTTGAGCATTCTTATGAGGTTGTCGCTTATCCTTATGCCGACTATCGGTCCTATGTCCTTCTGCTTTATCGCGAATGCCGGCTCCCCTTTCTCTATGTACAGCGTTAGATCCCTGGGCATTGTGGAGAAGTCGCCCTTGATGTAGCTGCTGAACCTCGTATACCACGTGTTCGTTACGAGTATGCCCCTGTCCACGCTGGATATCAGCTTGTCCACGTCCTTGACGGTTTTCCTGTGCTCCATCACCAGCGTCCTGGTGCTGGGCCTCACGAGCCCCGCATTCCCGGTGCTCTTGGTGTTGTACTTCTCTGCCGTTGAATGGTTGTGCAGGTACGTCCTGAGTATCCCGCTTTCCACCACCTTTGTTCTCTGGGATGGAGTGCCCTCTAAATCGTAGGCCGATGACTGTATGCCCTCCCTTATCCTTCCGTCATCGTAAAGCATGATATCCTTGCCTGCGACCACCTTGCCCAGCTTGCCGGTGAAGCAGCTACCGGTTTCGGCGTTGCCCATGCATGCAGCTGAAGCTGCATTCGTAAGCAGGGAGCCGCCTGGAGACTGCATGTACACTATGTCGTATTTCCCGTCCTTTATCTTGCCAATTTTCTTCGTGCTACCCAGTATTTCTGCCATTTCCTTGGGCTCCCTGTCGAATTTGACGTCCTTGAGCATCCTGGAGGCGAAAACGTTCTGGTAGGAGAGCTTGCCGCGGAACACCCTCAGGGACATCCTGGCGAAGGTGCCCCTGTCGGTGCCGTTGAACCCGTTGCTGGTGCTTACGGTATCTGATCCTGATCCTACCACTACCATTCCGGCAACTGAAGTCGCGCCGTTGTCCAATGCGCTGTTTACAGCAGCTATCGCCTTGTCTGCCATTTCCGCGCTGCCGCAGTCCTCTATGCTCCTGTCGTACGGATAAACGTATTTTGGCCTGCCGCCTCGCGGCGATGCGAGCCCGAAATAGTCCTCCTTCGGCTTGACGCTTGCAAGGGCCTTAGATGCGCTGCCTATGATCCTCCTTATCCCCTGCCTGCTGGTATCGGAGATGTCTGAAAGCAGCAGTATCCTCTTGTCTTTCGTCAGGAATATGTTGCAGGATATGTTCAGCTTTTCGACAACAGAATCGATCTCGGAATTTGTTATCTTGAGGTACAGGTTGCGCCCGGTCCCTATGTCCACGGCAACGTCGTCAAAACCCATGCCCTTCGCGATCCTCACTATCCCATCGGTGGTCTCTCCCATGTAAGTCACTTGAACGAAAGCAGCACGGACGGGCCGCCCATGGTAACAGGTACGCCCTGCATGGGCTCGCCCTTCCCGCATGTGCCTACGTAAAGCTTGATGTCGTTTCCCAGCATCTTTACAGCGTGCCAGAAGTCAAGCGTGCCCTTCTCGAGCCTGTAGTTCTTTATCGGTTTTCCCAGCCTTCCGTTTTTTATCATGTACGCAACGTTCCCCTGGTACCTGGAGAAGCTCCTTGTGTCGTCGATGTTCCATTCCGTGAAGTTCTTTATGTATACGCCGTCCCTTGCCTCCTCGACCAGCTCGTCAAGGCTTGACGTGCCATTCCCGAGGTATGTGTTCCCCATGCGCACCATGGGCTCGTTCGAATACGAGTCGCTCCTCGATGAGCCGTTGCTGTGTTTCCCAAGGATATGCGCATATTCGCGGTTCGTCAGCAGCTCGTTCTGCCTTCCGTTTTTGACTATGCACCGCTTGCCGGCCCTTACGCCCTCCTCGTCGAACATATAGAACCCGTAGGTGTTTTTTATGGTTGGATCGTCGTATATCGAGACAATCCCGCTGCCTATGCTCATGCCGAGGTTGTCCTTTGTGAGATAGCTCGTCCCTGCCTGAGCCGCCTCCCTTCCGTATATCCTGTCCGCCTCGTTCGGATGGCCGACGCTCTCGTGGACAGCTATCCCTGTTATTTCCGGGGCTATGACCACGTTCCTTACCTTTTTTATCTGGTCCTCGCTCATGTTTACGCCATTCCTCATAACGCTGTGCATCTCCTTGGCGTTGTCAAGCACGTCCCCCATTATCCCTAGCGCCTTGAAATTCCGGTAGCTGCCCTTTATGCCGTATTGCAGTATCCTGTCCCTCTTGTCGCTGCCTTCTGCAAGGCTCATGCTCACTACGGCAGAGAACACGGGTATGCTGCTCCTCACGGTATTGCCTTCGGTATTCACTATGTATTCCTTTCCGGAGCCGAATCCACCGTACACTCCCCTGTATTTGACGTACCTGAGACTTCCCATCGCCCTGTCTATTTCAGACAAATCGTCAAGGAAATCCTCGGGCTTTGTCCTCGCATTTTCCTTTACGCCGTAGCTTGAATGCAGATCAGGCTCGCTGGAAAGCTCGGTGTCGATGCCCTTGAAGCCCCTGAAGCCCCTGATGGCCCTGTCGAGCACCTTCTTTTCCAGCATGTTAGTGGAGAATGTGTAAAGCTTCTTCCCCTTTATGAGTCGTATGCGCAGGCCCGCGCTTTCCGCATACTGGCCGCCGTTGAAGATGCCCTGCTCTATCGCATAGGAATTGTCCACGTCGTATCTCAGGTAGGCCTCGGCGTAATCCAACCCAGCCTTCCCTGCAACGGACATGGCATAGTCTGCTATGCCGTAATCGATTTCCATGTCATCAAGTAGCGCGCGTTTGTAGTACATACCTATATTTAAGCTGTTAATTTAAACCTTGTGTTAAAAACTTTATATAGTTGCAATATGCAGTAGTGTGCGAATGAAAATAGCGTTTGTTTCCGATGCAGTATACCCGTGGAACGTTGGGGGGCTCGAGACGCTGGAGAGCACCGAGGCGCAGGAATTGGCGAAGGCAAACGATGTGCATTTCTTCTCGCTCAGATGGCCGGGCATGGAGAAGGACTTCAGGCACAACAACATAATGTACCACACGCTGCACGACATAACCACTGAGAAGTTCTACAGCCACGGCAGGAGGTCCATAAGGCAGGCAATCATATACACGATAGGGCTTGCGCGCATATTCTTCTACAAGTTCGACTACATACAGTCCAACGAGTTCCCGATACTGCAGATACCCGTGCTCAAGCTCTACTGCATGCTCAACGGATGCAAGCTCATACTGGACATGCACGAGGTCTGGGACAAGGAATACTGGACTAGCTACCTTGGCGGGGGCATACGAGGCCATCTTGCAAACTGGTTCGCATCTACTGTACTTAAGATGGCCGATGCATACATAGCCAACTCGAGCGTGACAGCGGAGAGGCTGGAGGGCCTCGGGATTGACAGGTCAAGGATACACACGTTTTCCCCGGTGATAAACGACAACGAGCTGCGGAAGATAAGGGCAAAGGACAGCAGGAAGCAGGTTGTTTTCTCAGGCAGGCTCATAAAGGAGAAAAGAGTGGACAAATGGCTGAAGGTCGTAAAGGAGGCGAGCAGGGGCGTAAAGGGCATGAAAGCTGTGCTCATAGGGGAAGGGCCGGAGAAGAGCAGCATAAAGGGCGAAATAGAGAGGCTTAATCTGGACCGCATCGTAGAGCTCAGGGATTTCTACCATACGGAGGACAAGAACGAGCTGTACAGGACAATAAAGGGCTCGAAGGTATTGCTGCACATGTCGGAGAGGGAGGGACTCAGCATAATAGTGCTGGAGAGCCTTGCGCTTGGAACGCCTGTCCTGCTTCCCGAATACTCGCCAATACCGAAGGAAGTAAAGGAGATGTGCGTGGTAAGGGACGAGGAAGAAATACCAAAAGAGCTTGGCAAGATGCTGGAGAGCAAGGACAAGGGCCAATTCATAACCAACGCCAGCGGCCTGAACAGCTTCCTCGCGTCGCACACCAACGAATTCTACGCTGCGCTGTTCGGCAGGCTCAAGGGAAAGGCCAGATGAATTACAGGTTCATCCGAACCAAAGCATAACGATGCATTTTAATACCAGTACAAAATAATAAGAATGTGGGAATATGTACAGCGTAACCGATTTTCAGATACCTGCGGATGACAAGGAGCGCGCGAAAAAGTTCTACAGCTCGGTTTTCGGGTGGAAGACCAATGACGTGCCAGGAGTGGACTACACAGGGCTCATAACAGCCGAGACCGACGAGAACTCCAACAGGCCGAAGCGCCCCGGGGCAATCAACGGCGGGATGATGAAGAGGGAAGGAACGTTTAAGAACCCGACCATAACGATAACAGTTGACGACATCGACAAGGCCCTGGAAAACGTCGAGAAGGGAGGCGGAAAGATAGTGAAGGGGAAGGACAGCGTCATGGACATGGGATTCGTTGCCTGGTTCCAGGATACTGAGGGAAACGTCCTAGCGCTTTGGCAATACATGAAGAAGTAGGCATATTCGGCAAACCAATCATTCAAGGCGCTTGATTGTGTGGTAGCCGAACTGCGTCCTGACTATTCCTGATACTTGGCCTTTTCCCAGTGCGAATGCTGAATTCTCAAACTCTTTTATAATCATGCCGCGGCCACATGCTCCAAACCCTGAAAGATATATTTTTATATTGTTTAGGACAGAGCTTATCTGTGGTAAAATGATTAAGCAAAATGAAAATGTTGCCCTTTTCGACATGGATGGAACGCTGTGCGATTATGACGGCCAGCTTTCTAAAGATTTGAAAGGGTTGATGTCTCCGGGAGAGTCAGAATTTAGTGGCAGGATAGACAAAGCGCCGGATTACGTAAAAAGGAGGGCCGACATATTAAGATCCTCACAAGACTGGTGGAAGAACCTCCCTAAGCTGCAGCTCGGCTGGGACGTGCTCGAGATTGCGCAGGAACTTGATTATAGGATAATGATATTGACGCAGGGCCCTCGGAAGAACCCCTCAGCATGGACTGGCAAGAAGCTATGGATAGACGAAAAACTGGGACAGGACGTCGATATAACAATAACAAGGGACAAGGGGCTAGTTTACGGCAAGATACTAGTGGATGATTTCCCGGAATACGCGGAACGCTGGCTCACATGGAGGAAAAACGGCCTAGTCATAATGCCAGTCAATAAATCAAATGAGGACTAT
The genomic region above belongs to Candidatus Micrarchaeota archaeon and contains:
- a CDS encoding glycosyltransferase, which encodes MKIAFVSDAVYPWNVGGLETLESTEAQELAKANDVHFFSLRWPGMEKDFRHNNIMYHTLHDITTEKFYSHGRRSIRQAIIYTIGLARIFFYKFDYIQSNEFPILQIPVLKLYCMLNGCKLILDMHEVWDKEYWTSYLGGGIRGHLANWFASTVLKMADAYIANSSVTAERLEGLGIDRSRIHTFSPVINDNELRKIRAKDSRKQVVFSGRLIKEKRVDKWLKVVKEASRGVKGMKAVLIGEGPEKSSIKGEIERLNLDRIVELRDFYHTEDKNELYRTIKGSKVLLHMSEREGLSIIVLESLALGTPVLLPEYSPIPKEVKEMCVVRDEEEIPKELGKMLESKDKGQFITNASGLNSFLASHTNEFYAALFGRLKGKAR
- a CDS encoding peptidylprolyl isomerase, with the protein product MSKRATFSFCLIILPQISSVLNNIKIYLSGFGACGRGMIIKEFENSAFALGKGQVSGIVRTQFGYHTIKRLE
- a CDS encoding TldD/PmbA family protein, translated to MEIDYGIADYAMSVAGKAGLDYAEAYLRYDVDNSYAIEQGIFNGGQYAESAGLRIRLIKGKKLYTFSTNMLEKKVLDRAIRGFRGFKGIDTELSSEPDLHSSYGVKENARTKPEDFLDDLSEIDRAMGSLRYVKYRGVYGGFGSGKEYIVNTEGNTVRSSIPVFSAVVSMSLAEGSDKRDRILQYGIKGSYRNFKALGIMGDVLDNAKEMHSVMRNGVNMSEDQIKKVRNVVIAPEITGIAVHESVGHPNEADRIYGREAAQAGTSYLTKDNLGMSIGSGIVSIYDDPTIKNTYGFYMFDEEGVRAGKRCIVKNGRQNELLTNREYAHILGKHSNGSSRSDSYSNEPMVRMGNTYLGNGTSSLDELVEEARDGVYIKNFTEWNIDDTRSFSRYQGNVAYMIKNGRLGKPIKNYRLEKGTLDFWHAVKMLGNDIKLYVGTCGKGEPMQGVPVTMGGPSVLLSFK
- a CDS encoding VOC family protein; this translates as MYSVTDFQIPADDKERAKKFYSSVFGWKTNDVPGVDYTGLITAETDENSNRPKRPGAINGGMMKREGTFKNPTITITVDDIDKALENVEKGGGKIVKGKDSVMDMGFVAWFQDTEGNVLALWQYMKK
- a CDS encoding TldD/PmbA family protein; protein product: MGETTDGIVRIAKGMGFDDVAVDIGTGRNLYLKITNSEIDSVVEKLNISCNIFLTKDKRILLLSDISDTSRQGIRRIIGSASKALASVKPKEDYFGLASPRGGRPKYVYPYDRSIEDCGSAEMADKAIAAVNSALDNGATSVAGMVVVGSGSDTVSTSNGFNGTDRGTFARMSLRVFRGKLSYQNVFASRMLKDVKFDREPKEMAEILGSTKKIGKIKDGKYDIVYMQSPGGSLLTNAASAACMGNAETGSCFTGKLGKVVAGKDIMLYDDGRIREGIQSSAYDLEGTPSQRTKVVESGILRTYLHNHSTAEKYNTKSTGNAGLVRPSTRTLVMEHRKTVKDVDKLISSVDRGILVTNTWYTRFSSYIKGDFSTMPRDLTLYIEKGEPAFAIKQKDIGPIVGIRISDNLIRMLKNTVLAARNARQCTSWDVDMDYYFVPSFTVKDVTVTTVQ